Proteins encoded within one genomic window of Deferribacter autotrophicus:
- a CDS encoding molybdenum cofactor biosynthesis protein MoaE gives MNKITVKLVEEKINIQSLYDEFYNELNDSTGTILIHHGKAKYPGKHKKDYSKIRLFIKDEQAYEKIYEFTEHTFQEYNLNKIFVYHQIGTIDKNDTILFLAVEAKDRDSAFNAVRKILEFIKAETLIGLEEI, from the coding sequence ATGAATAAAATAACAGTAAAGCTTGTTGAAGAAAAAATTAATATCCAAAGCTTATATGATGAGTTCTACAACGAACTTAATGATTCTACAGGTACAATACTCATTCATCATGGAAAAGCAAAATATCCAGGAAAACATAAAAAAGATTATAGCAAAATAAGACTTTTTATTAAAGATGAACAAGCCTATGAAAAAATTTATGAATTTACTGAACACACATTTCAAGAATACAATTTAAACAAAATATTTGTATATCATCAAATAGGTACGATTGATAAAAATGATACTATCCTTTTTTTAGCAGTTGAAGCAAAAGACAGAGATAGTGCTTTTAATGCAGTAAGAAAGATTTTAGAATTTATTAAAGCTGAAACATTAATCGGCTTAGAAGAAATTTAA